The nucleotide sequence CGAATATCTGTTCCTGTTGTGGTCGTTTGTGGCACAAAAATTCGCTTAGAGTTATGAGAAAAGAACAGATGCCTGAAACATTTTCAGATCACAacttaaatgatttatttctaaTCAATACATCTGATGACTGTGGTTCATTTTGTTACACAtgtcaaaaatatctaaaagaaaGCAAAATACCACGGCTTGCCATGTCTAATGGTTTAACTTATCCTGTAATTCCAGATGTTCTGCAACGACTTACTCCACTTGAGGAACGTATGGTATCACCACGACATGTATTCCTTAAAATAGTTAGGCGAGGTCAACGTCTCGGTTTTCAACATGGATTGGTAGGGAACGTAGTGAACGTTCCAGTTGATGTTAATACTATGGTCTCAGCGTTACCAAGGCATGCGTCTGATAGTCACATAATAACACTTGTTGCTGCATTTGATagatatttttccttgaaaactgacaacaGTTAAGTACAAAACACATTCAGTATCCCTATAAGAGATGTGTCAATCCGCCGATATGTGAATGTGAATTAGAAATCTCACATTGAGCTAATGGCACCCTGGCATGGCcgaatttttaattcaatattccAGGATGACGGGTGACTTAAATTCGAtctgttaataataaataatctttgtTCAGGACCACCCACACCACACACACTAGGCGACATGCGTAAAATTAATCGCAAGTTCGCCACCAAAAcactacattaaaattattacaaaaaaagctTAGAAAATTATTGCACAACTTACAATTGTTCCTGAGTCAGGGTCATAGAATCTCTGGAGTAGTTGCAGCACGGTGGACTTGCCGCAGCCAGACGGACCCACTAGAGCCACAGTCTTGCCGGCATCCACGTGCAGGTCTATTCCTTTCAGTACCTTCTGGTGTTTTCGTGTTGGATAGCTGAATTCTATGTCCTTGAGGGTAAAGTTGCCGGTAGCAATCTATGGGATCGAGAGAtagaacattattaaaatgagGCTAGACTGAATTATGACCACTCAGAGTGCAAAAATCGCGCTAAAATATACTTGCCCAATCACTTTTATCGGAAACCCCGTCATGTGTTTTAACCAGTGGTTCTCTGTTGATCAGTCCCAATATCCTTGATGCTGAGGTTTTTGCTGCATTGAAACTCGTTGCGTATACCAGCGTATGTCCAAGCATGTAAGCTCCAAACATGACACATTCAGTTACTCtgtgaaaaatacatttttttgtgatttgttgGTTGCAGAAGTGTTGATGGTTAAAAAGAAGTTAATGCAACCCTTACAAAAGAACAATTTTGTACTCCATCTCTCCAGTAGATATTAGTATGGTCCCATACACTATGGCGCTACAGAAGGCTATCATGGGCACGTATAAACCCAAGCCCAGCACCAGGCCACGCCATCGCGACTTCTTCGCCACAGCATCACAGGCGAGCGTCAATGAATCGCGAAACTTTTCTAGGAAAACTGTCTCTATACCTGAAACAGTATCGTAGAGTATTAGCAGTTTAAAAAATGCCGCGAAGCTATTGGTCTATGCTGCCACAAAAAGAAATACAGCACTTGTTAGTGCCGTACAAACAAGCATTGCCGAAAACATTTATCCAATACTCTGCGGGtaacaatgatgatgataaactaTAAAATAGTAAACTATTGAGTCCATGCTTGGTTATGCTTCTCTTGGTCTGTCAGTCTTGTTTGAGGATCTTGGTCAGCATTAGGGTTAGGTACGTATGAAGTGGATGATTTGCCTTCACCAGTTACAGTGAACCGTATGTCTTAGGTACTGTCGTAGAGTTATTCGTAGGTGTGTTCTTCTCTTAATTACTTCGTTTTGTTGGTGAAAGAACGTGCCATATTTTACTTAGCAGgcatataataatgttatatatGAGTAATTAGTAAACTCACCTAAGCTCTGTACAGTTTTGATGCTTACGATGGCTTCTGTCGCGACTCCAGTAGCTGACTCCATAGCGTCTCGCTCATCAGATTGAGATTTTTGGGACATCTTACCTTCCAGGTAAATGCTGCCGATCATCTGTAGAATATATTCAACGTTTTAGTTGAAACAAATGTGACCTAATTAATGCAGTCAATATAGTAACGTGACTCACAATTGGTAGAAACGCAGTGGCGACAAGTGTGAGTTTAACGTTAAAAGCTAATCCCATTATAACTCCGATAGCTACGGAACTGACTCCCTGAAGAATGAGACCAATTCTCATGCCGGTGGCGCCCTGAACTTCTGCTGCGTCTCCACTCAATCTTGCACAAATCGCTCCGACTGTGTTGCTTTCTTTATCATAATATCCTAtttcctgtaaaaaaaataaaaacagtaaaaactCAATTAAGTAACTGAAAAATTGATTGTCTTGATCGGACACGTTATGTGCCTTGAATTTATCAAAAACGTAGAGATATCACTCAAAAAGAAAGATGATGTTGAAACGCATAAAAAAAGACAGGAAGAAATAGATGAAATTGTGTCGATATAGCAATAATTACCTGTCTAAGCAAAGCTTTGAAATACGCCTCTCTAAGCCTGGTAGTCATTTTCAAACCAGCCGTGGTGAAGGTGCTGCTCTGAAGACACATGGACACGCCCGCAATGGCAGCCACCAATACGAACAGACCCGCGTATAAGTCGCCCAGATGTATTAATTCTTCACGATTAGTTAGTGCaaatatctaataaaaataacaataaataaattcaatttcatagtggttggctatattttattccatacTACATTGTTAATTTTCTTACGCCACTGGTGAATCCAAAGAGTAGTGCGAAAGCTGGAAAGCAAGCACCTTGGAGAAACGCTGCGATGGAACCAATAGTAATGTAAACCCACTCCGGTgagtttaatttcaatattttccatCCACTCATTGGTACGGcttcctacaaaaaaaaacaaatcagatatatactaatttgatttctatattaatataacaatCCGTAAGATTCGGCAAGAAAGATAAAATCTGATTTAAAAAGTAGAGACGTACCTCGACATCATCTTCTTGTTTATCTTTATCCGAACTAAACAAGAAGCCCTGGTATCCTATTGACAAGGCCGATGTTATTGACCCTCGTGGCGTTTGCATCCATTCGTGAGATTCTGTCAAATGAAGGTACAAACTCTGAGTGAGGTCAGGAATTCTTCACCATAACTTGTGGGTAAAGTTGTTAGGTATATCTTGCATTATATGAGAAGGCATTATTTACCTATCACAGAGTTTTGTTTACTTAGTCGTCTTCTTTGGGCTTCCCGCTTCTTAGTATCGGAGCGTACCACAGGAGTGCCTATGACGCCTTCTGGCTCATTTTCTGGTAATTCCGGTAAATGTTCAGGTGATTCGGgttcacctttttgtttatttgttgtgaCCAGCTTATAGTAAAAACCTGCATTAAGATGTCtatattagtaggtaaaattacttacttaggtactcaCTATTTCAAGACACCGCCCTACCTTTAGCTTTCATTAGTTCTTCGTGAGTTCCCTGTTCTACAATAGCACCTTGATCCATGCAAATGATACGATTTGCATTCAATATTGTGGACATTCTGTAATATATAATAGAAAAGGTACAAAATAGTGGATAAATGAtaattatctatacatataataaaatgataggaaagtcaaaactgtacattgaatatttttttaaaagaatacttggggggtgatccataatcgattctgaacccaaatatgtagtttttagaatttttgtctgtatttctgtttatttgttcaacaaattttgttggtctgtatgtttgtcccggataaactcaaaaagtactgcatggatttaaatcaaattttgcatgactattacctgggggccggttcaacacataggctatatattatcacgctatcacttacgggggttgagcaatgaatgattaaataaacgaaattcgaaattctatattgctcatgcagacgaagtcgcgggcaactgCTAGTAGTACATAAAGCAGGTTTGCGATCGCGATGTATAGTATGTATAAGTATGCTCGTACCTGTGTGAGACCATGATGGTAGTCCTGCCGAGGCTGGCGCGGTCGAGCGCGGCCTGCACCTGGCGCTCGGAGTGCGGGTCGAGCGCGGAGGCGGCCTCGTCTAGCAGCAGCACGGCCGGCTCGCGCAGCAGCGAGCGCGCGATCGCGATGTATAGTATGTATAAGTATGCTTGTACCTGTGTGAGACCATGATGGTAGTCCTGCCGAGGCTGGCGCGGTCGAGCGCGGCCTGCACCTGGCGCTCGGAGTGCGGGTCGAGCGCGGAGGTGGCCTCGTCTAGCAGCAGCACGGCCGGCTCGCGCAGCAGCGAGCGCGCGATCGCGATGTATAGTATGTATAAGTATGCTTGTACCTGTGTGAGACCATGATGGTAGTCCTGCCGAGGCTGGCGCGGTCGAGCGCGGCCTGCACCTGGCGCTCGGAGTGCGGGTCGAGCGCGGAGGTGGCCTCGTCTAGCAGCAGCACGGCCGGCTCGCGCAGCAGCGAGCGCGCGATCGCGATGCGCTGCTTCTGTCCGCCCGACAGCGACGCGCCGCGCTCGCCTATCACTGTGTCGTAGCCCTGTTGCAAATTGTTCATTCATAACATAGTGCAGCTATGTTGCTTTGATAGTACATTTGTCCCAGAAGctttaaaaaatgttcaaacCTTAGGCAATTTCGTGATGAAATCATGCGCGTAAGCCATAGTTGCAACTCTCTGAACTTCTGGCAATGTTGCCTCCGGGCAAGCGATGGCAATGTTTTCAAAAATCGTTCCACGAAATAACACTGGTTCCTGACCTACAACACCTGAAAGTTACCAGATATATGTTAGGCAACAGAAAGTCATAAATAAAGTCTCGATTTGGAGCAATTTTTGACATTCGAATCAAGTTGCATGACACGCCAGAGATATTGAGAAGCTCATGCTCAACTCTACCTACCATCTTAAATAGTTATGATTGCTAAGTCAGCAAATcgtaaagataatattttatggagATAGACTTCAAATTTTACTAAATAACCCCTATTTTAAACCACCTTCAAAATAAAGGGAGTTCTCAATTCGATCGTGTAcatgtattttctttcatattctCCGCCCATTCTGCCTTGGATTTTGAGAAGCtttgttgaattttttttttgtccagGTAAACTATTTTTACCGATTTATTTGCAAGGTACAAACCTAACGATGATCGCAGCCATCCTAGGTTAAGATTTCTTAATTCTCTGCCGTCCAGTTTCACGGAGCCGGAGTGAGGATCATATAGGCGTTGTAATAGTTGTAATATCGTTGACTTCCCGCAGCCGGATGATCCCACCAAAGCCACACATTCCCCGGCTTTTATGTTAAGAGAAAACCCTTTCAGTACCTGATAAAACCAAAACCGTATTAAACTAGCTGGATACTCGAAACACAAGTAGGTATTTCGAATTAGAAAAGAATGGtaaagaatttcaataaaaaaatgcttttgagACTTCACATACTATTCTCAAAATCATCGTTGTCTTCTAAAACGTATCTACCTGTACGTTCGGTCTTGAAGGGTAGCTAAAGTCTACGTTTTCCAGAGATATGTTTCCCACAACTTTGCGCGGTTTGATTCCTTGCTTGCTCAGGCTATCTATCTTGGGCTCTCGCTCCATCAGGTAGAAGATGCTAGCTGCAGCGCCTCTGGCTGCCGCGAACGCCTCCACGTGGGGCACACACAGCGTGATCGATTGAGTGGCCATGTATATGCTGAACAGTACCTGTGGTACATTTACCATTATTAGTGACATGTTTTGGACTTTGGAAATTACATTTTGGAGCAAAATCAAAGCAGTAGGGTATGGTTGTAAGAATAATTATCACGAATTCTCTCTACTTACACTGAAAACAACCCCGACAACGTATCTCCGTTCTTCTTCTGGTTTCTCGCGATCATCCAGCACCAGGCGGATCCCGTAGACGAGACCAATCGCGTTGAGGCAGTAGGTGAGGACCCAGTTGAAGCCATTGCCGATGCCTGTGTACAAGCCTCGCTTGCGTCCGTACTTCTCAGCTGGGTCCAGTAAAGACCTGTACCTGTAAAGACATTCAGTGCTttttagctatttttattttggagcGATTCTTTAGAAATGGTAACCAAGTACAGCCGTACAGCAGTAAGTGACAGTTTCGGAAAAGCTTCTCGTAGGTGCtttcaaaatgttaaaaataactttcggTCAATAAAGTTCATACCAAAAAGATGTTGTTatcctatgtaaataaataaataataataaatataagaattcTTTGAAGTCCTTACATTTTAACTTCTTTTTCCTCTCCGCCAAAGGCTGTCACAGTCTTCACTGACTTTAGAATCTCCTCGGCGTGTTTTCCAGCTTGACTGTAAGATTCCATCTCACGTGCTGATGATTTTGTTTGGTACTAGAACAAAATAGCCGctcttaaataaaatgcaaatagcTTAATCCTATTGTTACCATATGAAGTGTCTTTCTCTTACAGATATGAGTTTTTACAGATCACTTCAATTACCTATATTGATTTGTAAACTTAGTGTAGAGAGGGTATAGATCTGACAATTATAGTGGTCACATGCTTTTACTTAGATAAGATAAAACATTTCAGGAAACATGTATGTTATATCTGCTCAGGCACTCACCTGCCTATTAaggaaatgtttattaataCTCGTCATGAAATTGAATTGCCTCTATCATCAGAAACTTTATGAATGTTGACATAGCTGAGATAAGACACAATTTGCATTGTAAGGAATGACATAGTGGTTTGTAGTTTATAGAACGAATATTTATGATAGGAAAGGCTGAGAATGACTTCAGCACTAGAGTGGAGCAAAAAACCTTGCAATTTAAGTTAAGTGGCTAAACATAGGAGGaatggaaaattataataaagatgctaaataattttatgaattagTGCTGAGATGTGGTTCTATTAGGGTAGTCCTGGTCCAAAAGCAAATATTTCGGATGTTAGGAAGACTCACGTTGGAGAGATAGACGGAGGCGGCGACGGAGAAGGGCATGACGGTGATGCAGGCGAGCGCCAGCTCCCAGCCCAGCGGGACGGCCGAAGCGATGGAGATGATTGACGTGCCCAGCAGGTTGCCCACCACGGCTAGCTTCTCGCTCATTCCCTCTTTAATTTTCATTAGGTTCCTGTGGGACGACGCTCTTATTAAACCTCTATGTAAACGCCAACTAGAACTGttaatgttacagcctttttattgtcccactgctgggcacaggcctcctctcacacggagaaggattgagcattaatcaacTAGAACTACCTCTGAAAATATCCCTCATAAAGTCTTAAatgtcataaaattttattagtgAGGATAATCATAAAACCAGTGGAGCGTGAGGAAACTCACTCTGACATCTTGGACGCCAAGTTGAACTCGTTATCCGTGTCGAACCAGGACATGTCCTGGCGAAGC is from Helicoverpa armigera isolate CAAS_96S chromosome 1, ASM3070526v1, whole genome shotgun sequence and encodes:
- the LOC126053463 gene encoding multidrug resistance protein homolog 49, with product MGFKKKHQSQPENTEETEPKISFIQIFRYGTALEITATVVGILVSMASGLGMAYNLLQIGELSTAFVERTSFQDQLSSEMPLLSLFGGGRRLNNASHEENMKALVEDATALVIGVFITVGLSMACCAVSVALIGWSALRQITTIRMRFLKAVLRQDMSWFDTDNEFNLASKMSENLMKIKEGMSEKLAVVGNLLGTSIISIASAVPLGWELALACITVMPFSVAASVYLSNYQTKSSAREMESYSQAGKHAEEILKSVKTVTAFGGEEKEVKMYRSLLDPAEKYGRKRGLYTGIGNGFNWVLTYCLNAIGLVYGIRLVLDDREKPEEERRYVVGVVFSVLFSIYMATQSITLCVPHVEAFAAARGAAASIFYLMEREPKIDSLSKQGIKPRKVVGNISLENVDFSYPSRPNVQVLKGFSLNIKAGECVALVGSSGCGKSTILQLLQRLYDPHSGSVKLDGRELRNLNLGWLRSSLGVVGQEPVLFRGTIFENIAIACPEATLPEVQRVATMAYAHDFITKLPKGYDTVIGERGASLSGGQKQRIAIARSLLREPAVLLLDEATSALDPHSERQVQAALDRASLGRTTIMVSHRMSTILNANRIICMDQGAIVEQGTHEELMKAKGFYYKLVTTNKQKGEPESPEHLPELPENEPEGVIGTPVVRSDTKKREAQRRRLSKQNSVIESHEWMQTPRGSITSALSIGYQGFLFSSDKDKQEDDVEEAVPMSGWKILKLNSPEWVYITIGSIAAFLQGACFPAFALLFGFTSGIFALTNREELIHLGDLYAGLFVLVAAIAGVSMCLQSSTFTTAGLKMTTRLREAYFKALLRQEIGYYDKESNTVGAICARLSGDAAEVQGATGMRIGLILQGVSSVAIGVIMGLAFNVKLTLVATAFLPIMIGSIYLEGKMSQKSQSDERDAMESATGVATEAIVSIKTVQSLGIETVFLEKFRDSLTLACDAVAKKSRWRGLVLGLGLYVPMIAFCSAIVYGTILISTGEMEYKIVLLVTECVMFGAYMLGHTLVYATSFNAAKTSASRILGLINREPLVKTHDGVSDKSDWIATGNFTLKDIEFSYPTRKHQKVLKGIDLHVDAGKTVALVGPSGCGKSTVLQLLQRFYDPDSGTIELDGLDNRSGMTLPRLRRQLGVVQQEPVLFDRTLAENIAYGDNSRSVSMHEIIEAAKAANIHTFISSLPQGYETNLGSGGAQLSGGQKQRVCIARALIRSPRLLLLDEATSALDANSERAVSEALEKAAKGRTCITIAHRLSTIKDADLICVLDKGKIVERGTHAELLQLKGNYWKMCKGQESP